The following coding sequences are from one Eucalyptus grandis isolate ANBG69807.140 chromosome 11, ASM1654582v1, whole genome shotgun sequence window:
- the LOC120289847 gene encoding uncharacterized protein LOC120289847 — MDSPSQKLMISLVFCLAVFFSASSASAESVLVRELCRATKVNPECVAALNPDPRAAKATSHLSLGEIALQIAAENTTKRQELLDQMLVDPNTTSSWKPVLKTCKAHFETAARQFSTASRELGLDAMSANYDVWMASDEIDACLAFVRSSKQDIPPLVTSCNYVKTLVSIGDAITNRW, encoded by the coding sequence ATGGATTCACCGAGCCAGAAACTAATGATATCGCTCGTGTTTTGCCTTGCTGTCTTCTTCTCCGCATCTTCAGCCAGTGCAGAATCCGTGCTGGTACGCGAGCTTTGCAGGGCAACCAAAGTTAACCCAGAATGCGTCGCCGCTCTAAACCCTGACCCACGGGCTGCAAAAGCGACTTCACATCTTTCTCTCGGTGAAATCGCTTTGCAAATAGCGGCGGAGAACACTACCAAGAGGCAGGAGTTATTGGACCAAATGCTTGTGGACCCAAACACGACATCTTCATGGAAGCCGGTGCTCAAGACTTGTAAGGCTCACTTCGAAACTGCGGCCAGGCAGTTCTCAACTGCAAGTCGCGAACTTGGATTGGACGCAATGTCTGCAAATTATGATGTCTGGATGGCCTCCGACGAAATCGACGCCTGCTTGGCGTTCGTGAGAAGTTCCAAGCAGGACATTCCACCATTAGTTACCAGTTGCAATTATGTTAAAACTCTCGTTTCCATTGGTGATGCCATCACCAATAGGTGGTAA
- the LOC120289848 gene encoding uncharacterized protein LOC120289848, with protein MDSPSQKLMISLVFCLAVFFSASSASAESVLVRELCRATKVNPECVAALNPDPRAAKATSHLSLGEIALQIAAENTTKRQELLDQMLVDPNTTSSWKPVLKTCKAHFETAAMQFSTASRELGLDAMSANYEVWMASDEIVACLAFLRSSKQDIPPLVTSCNYVKTLVSIGDAITKRW; from the coding sequence ATGGATTCACCGAGCCAGAAACTAATGATATCGCTCGTGTTTTGCCTTGCTGTCTTCTTCTCCGCATCTTCAGCCAGTGCAGAATCCGTGCTGGTACGCGAGCTTTGCAGGGCAACCAAAGTTAACCCAGAATGCGTCGCCGCTCTAAACCCTGACCCACGGGCTGCAAAAGCGACTTCACATCTTTCTCTCGGTGAAATCGCTTTGCAAATAGCGGCGGAGAACACTACCAAGAGGCAGGAGTTATTGGACCAAATGCTTGTGGACCCAAACACGACATCTTCATGGAAGCCGGTGCTCAAGACTTGTAAGGCTCACTTCGAAACTGCGGCCATGCAGTTCTCAACTGCAAGTCGCGAACTTGGATTGGACGCAATGTCTGCCAATTATGAAGTCTGGATGGCCTCCGACGAAATCGTCGCCTGCTTGGCGTTCCTGAGAAGTTCCAAGCAGGACATTCCACCATTAGTTACCAGTTGCAATTATGTTAAAACTCTCGTTTCCATTGGTGATGCCATCACCAAAAGGTGGTAA